Within the Apostichopus japonicus isolate 1M-3 chromosome 6, ASM3797524v1, whole genome shotgun sequence genome, the region AAAATGACAAGATAATAATAACCCAATATAACACTTACATATTCACTCCATACACTGCttttgctacccccccccctccccagaagTAATTTATAGCACTCAGAGCCCCTAAGTAACACTAAAGACCACATGGGTAAACCCTGCTCTTAAACTATGGTGTAAGTATACTGCACCACATGCTAGTACCAAAATTTCATTCCAGCGAAAACTGTCATAAATAACCCCCATTCTAGTGCCTCTAAGTATATAATCAAAAGAAAAAGGGCAAATAGTATATTATAACTTTGTTCTGGAAGAGAAGTTAAAAGTCACATGGCTGCAAACAGTCCCATCACTAGCTCAATAATCTACCTTATACCCCCAAACACTGTATTTCCTCAAGAATCCATATGGATGTAGTTGCTACTCTGTAGAGCGGCACAAACTAGAAAACCAATGCAGGATTATGTTAGTTCCTCCTCCTGAACAAAACTGTAGCAGAGAGTAGAGAGGCAGTACAGGTCTCAACATGAATAGCATAAGGAAGCTTGGAGACCCCTGCTGTGATGTTTACCAACTTCCTGGGAGTAAGGCCAGCTAGCAGCAACAAGGTGAACTACTACATGGGATGCCAAACGGGCACATTTTCACTTTATCACAGTAACTACATCAaaacctgaagtttttatttgccactgaatctcgacaattgcaAAATATGACAGAAAACTTCCAATTGCACCGCTGTATGTACAAAAGGGTACACCTTTTTGCAAACAATGTACGTAGCAAAATTATACAGCTTAGCAACACTATGAAACCTATGGAACTTTGTTCGGAGGATTTTATTTGATTCTACAGATGCCCACcagctaatttccaattgccaacagcctcctATACTTATGAGGCATAatgcacatgttatctgatagggtGGTTGGTGGGAAATGCGgaagcttataaaacaaggtttccacaattttgcttctggtgactccaaatgacctttgacctacacaaaAACGATATTCTTATACCGAAAGTGTCACAAATACATACTTAATATGAGATTCGTCCcggcttcccttcttgagatatcgtgcgCGTTTACAAGGTTTTCCCATTTTGAACCcaagtgaccccaaatgaactttgacctccacaaaaaattAGTCTTCTTCTTAATGTGGTACTCATTCACACGAAAtacgagattgatccaagctttccttcttcagatattgtgtttacaatgttttcacaatttcacccctggtgaaccccaaatgacctttgacctccacaaaaacaataggctttgtctacttaatgtggtacgcctactcaccaaatatgagaGTGGTTCCCTTCTAATATATCAACCAATTCCCAAAAACAATTGACTACTAACAATAAGCATTGTTAATAATGTTTCGTGACAGAATACCAATGCTAAGCTTGCCAAACATctcctaaattatttcttaaggcatttaCTACAtgctatcagtcataattcgcaaaatatgcaacaatttaaggagttttgaaaCAAGTTTGTTGATATTGCTGCTAGCattttttgcaaagtttttCACGATTGGCAAGCGAAAGATAGATGTTCTTTCAACATAAGAATTTCAGTGCGTTAAAGATCGCTTTGAGTTAGGCAAGAATGGAGTAAAAGCGATATTTTTCGcacaccaatctgcagctaaaagacatgataaataattgggaaTCGCGATAATCGAGTAgcagttcaaagtagcagtgaggtactgtataggcatAGGATGCGCACACACCTAGCTACTGTAATTTAACGGAAGCTAAGCTATCTTTGTACGTATTTTGACAGATgttttatgtttctttgtttgagCATTGAGCTATAACCgtatatagctccatggtttgagacactacagtagaTGTAGCTGCTTGTTTACAATTCGACAACATCTTTgactttgttcatcacttactttCAGTAGAAAAAAAGTTTacatttcatactgcacagaaacataattttccaatgtgcaattatgtagtaccatgtatctgcctaacctttgttGCTATGCATCATTCTTGCCACTGTAGATTGGCCATAATATACAAATCGTAAACCTTTATCTTTATCAGCCACTCCTGCAGTTCTCAGGCTAGAATTTCATCGATTTTCACCTGCTAACTTTCATGTATATTCATGAACACTAGTTTATCTAATTTAAGGAGTTTGAAGAGGGTAGTTTGTTTGGCTACAAACAATTAGTCAAGATTCCCAAATAAAGAACACAGAGTACCACATATGGTGTCTTAGAATACTCTTTGAATTTCCACCTGTtacagaaagtattgatgttgtagatcgtACTATGGAGATTTGAACCGCAGTCATAGTCCCTAGAGAGTTTTGCATTTTGGCGAGTAGAtgtttagtcacggtcgccaaataccAAGTActtttataatatttcagtGTCAAAGCCTGATaactttaaaacatgatttctcatagtAGGAATCaaggatacttttcatacatggtatatggatttgtcatattgagtacaagaatcctattgcttgtgaggtcCAATCTtaattgaggtcaccagaggtcaacttTGGAAagccttttacatgatatctaacgatgggaatCGTGGCTACTTCTCATACTatggtgtgtggatgcatcaaATTGAGTACAagttttgatggaggtgtgcattgactaaagctgtgtttaccatgccatagtgtaattgtaaaTCAAACTAGTGTTTTGGGCCATTTCTATTGTTACAGCTATTTCTGGCTAACTTCAAGCAGAAGTttagtgcaatgaagtcatcgaaacctcaatgcattttgcattctggttctttatgtatttatatttcctTTGTTTGGGAGGTTTATGTTATTGCTCCAATTAAAAACAATCCCTTGAGATTGATTTGCATTCGAAATAAACTTGGAATTTGAAATATGGAAAACAACATGGACAACTTGAGTGAGGATTAAGCAAATGGACTAGCAACAGCCTATGAACCGAGGCTGGTATAGAAATAGCATATGGTCCATTGGCTGCACCTAATGAGGTAAacttatgtgtgaatattatgtGGTTGGCTATGAATATTGCTGTATTACCCATCCTCCATAGGTGACCACTGATCATGTGTCATGTTAAATACTATGTTAACATATGTTATGGGACATTGCACTTCCCATTTAGCATGGTGTTATACTTGCAATCATCAATGGTGCAAACTCCATAAGCCAAGCAGTAAACTAACCTAGCCTGAGCACTGGAAGACAAGGTCCTCTTGGCTCTCTCACAGGCATTACTCAGTCTTCTCACAGCCCTCTTGTTTGGTTGGATGTTCTTCTTATGTTTCCTTtgaaattccaaaataaagtgtTCCACCATCTTGTTGTCAAAATCCTCTCCTCCCAAGTGAGTGTTTCCAGCTGTTGATTTGACCTCAAAGATACCATCTTCAATTGTCAGTACAGAGACATCAAAAGTGCCACCACCAAGATCAAAAATCAGTACATTACGCTCTTGACCAACCTGCAGTAAAGAGATCAAACCACATTATAGTCACTCCCAAAGTAACAGTTATTGGGCTGAATGAGTAAGAAAAGGAGGTTGTTAATGCCCTTGAGAATAAAATGAAGGCATTAAAGGTTGTGTTTCACTGATTCCACCCAACCAGTACGAGCCAAATAGGGACTATTTAAACAGATCTTGcttttatatcatatatgtataatgACCTTTGTGAACATACTGCATCTAGCCTTCTATCCCACTGCACTGATACATGACAGTACAATCAGGTATTTCAATGGTATGTCTTTTTACTTCATACTAATAAATTATATTgcaatggaaaaaaaacaaactaaatcACATCTTGAAATGAGCAGTGTTTCCATATATTACCAATACAAATACAGTTTCACAATCCTCTGAAATGATGTGCACATATCAGACAAACACGTTTACAGCTTAAGAGACACCCTACTGCTGCCCAACAAACTTGGTGCACACAGGATGAATCAATGGTTCCTCAGTGGAATATGAAAGTGTTTTATATATTAATCACCCAATATCATCATATTTATCCTCACATGTACAACTATATTCCAACTTTGGAGACAATCATTTAAGGTGGTGGAGTTTTGAAGTTTTAAAGTGCAAATTTTAATACGACGCTCCCCCAAAATTGGACCCGATAAATGTTTGTGgctaaatggtcccaaaaatgtTTGGCCCAAACAAAGTGATTCGAAAAatatattccccccccccttcaaaatTGAACCACTTACAATATCACGTCCATGTTTTGTGATGGAAATGTAACAATATAGCATTACATAATGACTTGTACACATTAACCCATTCCATAGACTCATCAGTTATTTACACTGTCAACGTAAcatcactggcggatccaaggggggccaagggggccaTGGctccccccccaaaggtgagccaaaaagtgtttccgaacatccgctaaatcatatgattggaaattaaaaaaatcgagaggaatagcagtggtagactagtctaaaccttttcgttttctggtttaaaattaaatgcagagctccgaACTGACCcacaattcgcgggaattagacccgcattctaacacccaaacccgctgacccgcacaagcgtccgaaaaaaccacattgtaattgtcaagtatacataaaaaaatttgcatcaatttttgacttagcaaccatcatttctttagcatttagcataatagagtataaaacctcctttacagcatcatttgaacctcaaattagtctatatttcttttcattggggcgagcagcgaacattttcatgccacgggaaagaatgaattatcacctactattcaatttattgatgttacacacaaaaaaatgcatatttctcagaaaattttgggtgacaaaagcctttctaagtgccaccattttacatgtaggcatcaccaggattccaaaaaaaatcaaaaggggagcgggacaccccctccccttatacccctcccccaggacggcgattcgtggcatggaccagcatttgcctcctcaagagttgggagctatgtaaatgtatgagcttgaggatttacagtttaacaccattttgcagttacaggctggttgtaagaaatttataacctatgagaaataaaatttcttgagaaagatgatcccaactttgttttataaatattttagaaaattacacctgggaaacattttttttagaagtaaattaacatcaccattgtacacttttgtcgcaccaaattgcatctgagggcattcagcaatagaaaatttttagacccctcccccatatcactccaatgccactttggcccctcccaaacaaaggccctggatccgccagtgcgtAACATAACAATGTACGAATCTTGATGAGTACAAAAATGCTAaccaaatcattacaaaatatattctGACTTTGTGGGAACAAAGCTTCATAATAAGACTGCAGTTAGTGATGCATTTATCTCTGTACACCTGAATGATTGCCTATGCATTATTATAGCTCATATGCACCTTGTGCTGAAATATGTGCGACTGGTCTAAGAAACTCATTACTGTTGTAGGATCAAGCATGTAGGCCTTCTGTTGGCATATGTTGCCATTATTTGTCATGTTTTTCTGTGTGTATTCCATAAAGTCACTTGTTTGTTGGAACTTTGGCCATTcaaaaaagatggaaaaaacTCACCTTCGAAAGATCGGCTAAAATTTACCTCCATGGATCAACACATACTGCTAGTCTTTTTCTTAAATGTAAGGCATTGTGGTGAAAACTGTGGTTTCAGTAATGAGTAATTCAGCCTTGTCTGATATCAAGCAATAGCTCACTGATAAGAACAGGACAGCTGCAGGTAGTTCATATTCATCTGGAGAACGATACAACAAAACCTGCTTACCTTCTTGTCTAGACCATACGCAATTGCTGCAGCTGAGGGTTCATTGATGAGTCGAAGAACTTGAAGCCCAGCAATGACACCAGCATCTTTGGTTGCTTGTCTCTGCGAATCATTAAAGTATGCTGGTACTGTAATCACTGCCTTTAAAACTTCCTGTGAAAGAGGAAAATTGAAGAGCTCAAACCTCTCATCAAAGCAAAGGCCACATTGTGTAGACAGTTGGTATGGTAACATCATTCCACACCATCCTTTTCAGTTTCCTGAAGAAGAAATGAGCCCCTATTACATGTACAGCTATGAGTTCAGCACATGGTTGCCAAGCTAacttgaaaacatatttttggcTCTGTTGCCACTTATCATATGGGTACCCATCagaacttttttcttttccaagaAATTGGGCCTCCTTTTCTTTTGTGCACCATGGTCTCATTAAAGACCAATTatggagacaattttttttggggggggggggggattttccattaatttgggagtttaacatacccataatcaacatgtgtaaaaccTTCgtaaacctactataacccatcaaaaaagaccacgaaaatggacattttgggtagtcacgtgatatgaacctctggaatgtctgaaaaccgagattgacccaaaggagcctctggtcaccgtgtgaatcattgtttgtataccACGAAAATCAGatgctgatataggcactgtttatacagagatagcgaacaattgtactgtatttgacttgcaatttcgagcatttgaaaagctgttagcttaaaacaagaacacatgaaggtaaacaaatagttttaagacaattttaagaagaaaatttagttaaattgtttattttattagcaaaatttccactccaaatggaagcatcttttacatagccgagcgtcaataggtccgtacagtacaatatactgtagaacatgcaagcagcttggcgattccgtaatacaatttgatcgcaagatactgtaaactgaacagaagaatagacctaaaagatgcctcatgcgtgatatgtgatgggaaaatggcttacgttactgtcaacgaattaccaaaaagacactaaacataatcgaacaactacaAGAAGATgctgacccgaatcgaccagggtagcatatacatgactaagcttcatttgaacatagtacttactcgttttaatatccaaaagtacaaacacagaaaaagtatcctttcaataaaacaaatttagcagtgaatatccaaatccatgtttctcgttcaatcctgggcaaaatactaccgtgactctgtgtaattccatagagttaggtctagttgaaacaggccttgaccagtaacatcccaTAATcccaagacagtcactaacgaaatgaaacgtccgatcgctacatagaaccgtttttattcaactccttggaccatgcagatgccggaataaacataacagacaatataacacaatgtatcacaaaCTCACGATACCGGAATAtttacaacaaatgaaatagataaatgcgatgaaatcctaacatgaccatttacacatgctgtgagttgtaactcactacatgtactaacaatgctaccctataggcacggtatatacacggtcatctcttacagtaaatattatactgtcaattgtgtgatataatgttacatgtaaggacgtccagagcttgtttacgaggagacttgaaagggtcaatttcacattagctatgtccgacacagctatcgacagtatataattttcgcagaatgagacatttgctgcatacacagaggcagggtcatgcatgtggactcatgggcatgagatactccgggtgctgaaaatctttccgcgtggatctcacaaaattgatccaaagtctgcggcgttttacatcggttcttttactcggaaatctaaaaagctgatgcttttgttgggtgaggtataactgcaacctccaacaacacagaattgtggcatttcgggggaaaaggagtaatatcgttgatgtttttggcagctcaagtttacaactttacacactaaaagtatagttgtgagtgaggtatacaaacagtgacgtcacattgtcacctgatgtcttcggaatgtttcaggaatgtctgaaataggtttcataaaaagctgacttttcttcccatttttcacgtatttaacgtccgaaattggtaaagataattacagcaatgtaattggagtagattaaggattacatacatgcaaaatggtggaattttatgttcatcgaaaagtctccatagttggtctttaaaccTGCACTTCATTTGTACCCTGCCACAGGCTTATTGCCAAAGTACTACTTCAATAGTTATGAAAATTGGCAGTGTGTCTGGTATTATAGCTATCATATAAATAGACCCTTCTAAGATGAAAAGCTGTCATAGAACTTGCAGTAATACATGTATGTCAAACAGGGAATGTATACATCAGTGTTAcaattttgtgtagcaattaTTTAAGGCTATGAATATTATTTCTCATAAAATAGTAAGGCTCCTGTGTAAGAAACAACTAAATCTTAGAACTTTAATAGcagtttgaccattttgtatagcattttgcaatatgTTCCTGGATAAAGTATTCCGTGTTATACGCTAATTTAACTTAACAGCTGCAAGTCTGTTGATTCATGTGTTATGAGAAGTGAAATAGAATAATATTGCATTCATATTACAAAAAGATGGTGACCTGTCCCAGGTAGGCTTCTGCTGTTTCCTTCATCTTGGTGAGGACCATTGAACTGATCTCTTCTGCAACGAATTTCTTGGTCTCTCCTTTATATTCCACCTGGATTTTAGGCTTCTTGCCATCCTTGACAACGGTAAACGGCCAAAGCTTCATGTCTGATTGAACATCTGCATCTTCAAAGTTTCTCCCAATCAACCGCTTTGCATCTACACAAACAGTATTAAAGGCAGACACATACAGTTCCAAGGCAGTAGATTTCGAAAGGTGGAAATATCATAGGAGCACAATTTgattttaggggggggggggggaggggagctgtaacgacttgcccgaaaaatattaacaaaatttttgttttgcagtATGGGGGAGGGCGCAATTTTCTACTCTTGCACCCAGGCGCCAAAACCTCTAGCTATGCCACTGCTATATGTAcaagctattaaccaacaactatATACACCAAGTTTGGTTACAACTGAATTTAGGTTGCGGAGTTAAAattgcaatgtaaatatttctACCTTTGACACCAAAACCTCATTTATATTCTTAAGTTAGCCACAAAAATgctagggcacaccttctcactgTAATACATCTACTtagcaagtatgacaaattTCCTTTACtgcattgttgagttatcacaactcaagcaagtgtcacagacgcgcACACAAACGCCACCCTGAATCTGCATCTAGGTTCCTTTGCTTGCAGGAAGGAACCAAAACTTGATAATTCTCGAGACCTGACTGATGAAAGCAAGTGTAGGAAGTCTGACACTCCATAATAAATTGATAATAACAACATTGTTATGCATTTTGTCGACAACAAGCATTACCCTAACTAATGATACTAACAGTCTGCTGTCATGTCAAGTGAAAGTTATTTTGCGCATGATTGTATAGTATGCAGATGGTCAGTCATGCCATTGTTTATTTATGGTCACTTTTTACAAAGCAAGTCATTAATTGCTTTGATTTTCTGATATATATGCTTTACAATTTTAGACAAACCCAATTAAATACAATGTTCTACTATAACCAACTAAACACAATACCTGATGCTAGCCTTAGTTAGGCCATTCTACCTAGGCCTATATCACAAAACAATTACTAGTGATAAAAAATAGCGGGTAAATTTAACTTTGGAGAGTAGAATTTTATTCTCGGCCACAAATTGGTGAGTTGTATTAAACAAATTTGTCGGGCCTGATAGACCTGTAGCTACAATAAATTGGGCGCTAGTATCATGTTTGTAGACTACTACCCTCTAATCATTATTAGGCACATTTTATGGCAGTTTAAGATTTTTCTTTAAACCTTTCTGATATGCAATGGATTCTTCCCAAACATATTTTTAGTTGAAAATGGTTTAAAAAGAGACTGgctgtttgaatttttatagcaTGTGAGGGAAAAAGATATATCTTAGCAGCCTAACATAATGTAACACTGTAGTACTCAGGCAGCCAGGGCAGGGTTCAATGTTATTACGGTGCAGCTTGAATGTAGTCGGGTACCCAACAGGTAGTGTTGGTACGCAGAATTTTTACCCTTTGTAAACACTAGAAGAACATTGAGAGCATTTCTGTaagtataattatttataatggCTTGAAATATCTTCTGCAAACTATCATCACTGATACTTACCAAACACAGTGTTGGTTGGGTTCATGGCAACTTGGTTTTTGGCAGCATCACCGATCAACCTCTCTGTGTCTGTAAAGGCAACAAAGCTAGGTGTTGACATGTTGCCCTGGTCATTAGCAATGATTTCAACTTTCCCATGTTGAAATACACCGACACAAGAGTATGTAGTCCCCAAATCAATACCAACTGCTGGAGCTGTCATGTTTCTTTAATCTAAATTTAAAAGGAGAAAATGGGTATTTAATTCCCAAAAATTAAGCCTTGAACAAATGCGGGCCATAAACCCTGTCTATCCATCAATCCTTCTGGCTCTCATCATATGTTGAAAGGCTGTTGCTCGCAGGCCATTGGCTTGGTCCTGAGGAAATGTATCCAAGTTGTTGCCTACCTTAGGGGCTGCATAAATGTTTATATGTAAAGTGGATCAAAGGTCATTCGGTGTCAAGTCAGGTCCATACATGAAATCCTTTACAATGCTTCCTATTCTAGGGTTTTCATCTGAAAATTTGTGGTAGTGGTTGATAGGGGCATGGGCACAAAAGGTTTGCAAGTAtaagatgtcaaaggtcatgtcaGGAAGTAACTAGCTGcaagcaaaatattttcaaagtacCAAAGTTAGTAACAATAAGCAAGTGCTAGCGAGGTAAAGAAAGAGCACAGTAatgtaaggtcaaaggtcatgggCAACTATTAGCAGCCAAATCAAAGAACGATTGAAACTTATGTCACTGTGCAGATTTCCACTATTCAGTCTTTGAAGTAACACTACGCAGTACAGAAGAATAGTTTCGGCCTCACCTTgagcatgttacacagagaATCATAAAATTGGTTGCACTACATGGGAATTTCTCTAGATAAATTTCCcccagaggtcaaactgtgcactggtttcatttcaataaaatatgtttaaggGATATTATTTGTGGGAAGCCTTTTTCTGAAAAATAGGCTTGAGCTAGTCTGTTACTCAATGGATATTAGGGATTTATTGCAATGTAGTGGATATGGGTTCTGTCAATCACAACAATTGCTGGATAGTAGACAATTCTTGTCATGTCTGCACAAGTGCTTGTAAGTGGGAATTTAGGCCAAGGTTATGTGAGGCTTTTAACCAATTCTTTGCAACTAGTGCTTCTCCTCCAAAGCATGTGTTTACTATGACCGTTACTTCTAAAAGATCTTCCCTGGCTTACTAATGATTTTCGAGTAAAGTTCAAAGTATTCCTATACTTGCATTTATACTCATGATTTACAACAACCTGTTTATCTCACTAACCTTCTTTCATCTCACCcttctgtatgtacagtacattacgtTTGACAAACAAATCAAACCTCTGTGTACCTATAAACCTTGTGTGACGGCTAACAGATTCAGAAGTTTTACTCTGGAGCAAGTTTTTGGAATCAGTTACCAGACCATCTTTGAACTTGTTCTAATCTATCCACTATTAAGAGTTTACTGAAGACTcatttcttttctgttgtgcACTTCGTGTTGATGCTTTCCACTTTGTGAAGCGCCATGGGCAGATATTAGTTTCTTGGAGTGGCgcatatttacattattattgttattattaaaacgGCCATAATATGAAGTTTTTCATTCATGGTATTTGAAACTGCTAGTTTAATTGTGCAAGTCGCTTGCAGCAGTCAATTGAGCTGCAACATGTCTGATGTTCTAGTTACCTttgctgacctcaaataacctttaacagaaaataatatggtttttgttcttactttgatggaTTTAATACTTAGCATGTATTCAGCTTTTACCATGCTCTATACTCTTGAAGTTACAATGTTTATAATCCAAAGAGTCACATACACATTATCTTCTTGGTTCAACAAAGAATCAAAATTAGCATCAATAACAATGATGTAAAAACCGTTATGCACATGAGTTTTACTTGCTCCCTTTACTATTAAAAAGATTTTTTGGTGGCTGCAGTGGATGATTTAGCAAACTTGCTGCAAACTTACTGCATCGTTATGCATAAACCATATCCTCACAGTGTTTTTACAATTGTATTGCGTAGGataaatctttcaaactttggGGGTTTTCAACCAATAATgtgaaataataataagaagaagaaaggtCTACCAAGCTCTGGCTGAGAAGAGCTTCAATATCGTTGACGATTAAACCAAAGCTGACCTCATGGAAAAGAGGAGATCGAAGAAAGAGGTGCAGGAACTTTTCCACCAGAGCAACAAACTGCATTTTTCTGGGTGATGCTGGGGAGGCAGGGATGGACGATCGTTCGTATTTGGGCTGACTTCGTAGAgggtttgtaattttttttccatgcCAAGGTCATTATTGTATCTTCTACCTTTCGAAGCATCGAGTAAAGACAAACAAATTTTCAGCACACTAGACGCCTTGTTTTTTGACACTAACAGCTTTTGGTGTATGTGTCACACCGTTTTCCTTACGGAATTAATGCATGCAGCGAGGATTTATTCACTGTTTGGATTGATACTTCACTTTCTTTACCCTTTTTCAATGGGACCCTGGACACTCGGCTCTTATACCAATCTTAGATCACAGTTTGTGTCTGGTTTTCCCGTTGGATGTCAAAACATAGAGACGTCAAAACAAAGAGATGTcagaacatagggatgtcaccgtaTTTATGGATCATGGTTAATTTCCATTCCCCTCTCGCTTGGAGTGCTGAAATACCCATTTGACTTTGGCTTCATTACCTGCATGTCCACTGAAACAAATCAACAAACTAAACAAATATCATCTTTGTGTTGTCCTTTTTAATTGTTACATGGGCATTTCTTTTACACATCAATCTATAACAATGAAAAAGGCCAGTTTATTTTGACActaattaaagggtgtgaagatcTCGCGTAAAAAGAAACTTCTAataccggtaatctgacctagtttcgaatgataTGTAACAGAAGTGTACCACCATCGATCTTagataatacacacacaacttgctaccgtcagtaatttgacactagtgtacagtcagtacaaacagctgcgttcaatacccacagcacagtgtataaacgatacagtgatggacatctcaggtccagctataaagataacaattggtatcacgtttcattactgtctgcattttgtagcgacacaaacaaaacgtcacttgcaagcaacagaaagttaacgtTTTTGATGACcacacgcagtttggggcgagtctt harbors:
- the LOC139969042 gene encoding heat shock cognate 71 kDa protein-like isoform X2 produces the protein MTAPAVGIDLGTTYSCVGVFQHGKVEIIANDQGNMSTPSFVAFTDTERLIGDAAKNQVAMNPTNTVFDAKRLIGRNFEDADVQSDMKLWPFTVVKDGKKPKIQVEYKGETKKFVAEEISSMVLTKMKETAEAYLGQEVLKAVITVPAYFNDSQRQATKDAGVIAGLQVLRLINEPSAAAIAYGLDKKVGQERNVLIFDLGGGTFDVSVLTIEDGIFEVKSTAGNTHLGGEDFDNKMVEHFILEFQRKHKKNIQPNKRAVRRLSNACERAKRTLSSSAQASIEIDSLFEGIDFYTSLTRARFEELCDALFRQIQDPITKALRDADFDKSKIHEVALVGGSTRIPKIRKILQDMFSGRELNKSINPDEAVAHGAAVLAAMFSGDKSYELQDLMLLDVIPLSLGVETVGGRMTNIIDRNTTIPARKERTYPTLSDNQQAILIKVFEGECAMTADNNILGTFELTGFPPAPIKGVHMIHVIFDLDNNGILNVSAQDLSTGKGKSITITNDKAQKSKFYLMAEAFRSVIVLT